A genomic segment from Nodularia sphaerocarpa UHCC 0038 encodes:
- a CDS encoding iron uptake porin, whose product MRALNYLLKIGLISSLALHSITKANATPAPSDNQITSVSQLSQISIDSWEFKTLKSLIEQYNCINNFSVNKNQTLNRHQFATELNTCITYINQLIYHTNSEIVNREDLTTLQRLQRDFSAELATLEKRVDLLENQVATLQAQQFSPQIELEGEIIFAVSGFAGGKKANSSDKRINENLVFSDRLRLSLETSFTGKDEMKLRLQARNTPELAEFTGTQMANLGFDGDDDNEVELDELEYKFPLSKGTQMTVYALGGGLGDFVPSVNRLFSGSGDGSISTFGRENPIRRQGGGAGIGISHNLSDNLNLSLGYVTSDAANPERGIFANPYGAIAQLTLEPTKTTAISFTYLHSYNNLNTGTGSQLTGNPFNNQANAIAPSAVPKAIAANSFGAEAAWQLHPNISLGGRIGFIYTTAENLPANPNAVISTWAVLLALTDIGKEGSFAGFVVGQPPRVTYNSLGDTFADEDTSLHLEVFYNFPITDNLAITPGLFVITNPEHNNSNDKIYVGTVRTTFTF is encoded by the coding sequence TTGAGAGCTTTAAATTATTTATTAAAAATCGGTTTAATTAGTTCATTAGCTTTGCACAGTATAACTAAAGCTAATGCCACACCCGCACCATCAGATAATCAGATAACATCTGTATCTCAATTATCACAAATTAGCATTGATAGTTGGGAATTTAAAACACTAAAATCATTAATAGAACAATATAACTGCATTAATAATTTTAGTGTAAATAAAAATCAAACTTTAAATCGCCACCAATTTGCAACTGAGTTAAATACTTGTATTACATATATAAATCAGCTAATTTACCATACTAATTCTGAGATTGTTAATCGAGAAGATTTAACTACCCTCCAACGATTACAAAGGGATTTTTCGGCAGAATTAGCAACTCTAGAAAAACGAGTAGATTTATTAGAAAATCAAGTTGCTACATTGCAAGCACAACAATTTTCACCCCAAATTGAACTGGAAGGAGAGATTATTTTTGCTGTGAGTGGATTTGCTGGTGGAAAAAAAGCCAACAGTAGCGATAAGCGAATCAATGAGAATTTGGTATTTAGCGATCGCCTTCGTCTCTCCTTAGAAACTAGTTTTACGGGAAAAGACGAAATGAAACTCCGCCTACAAGCGCGCAATACACCAGAGTTAGCAGAGTTTACTGGAACTCAAATGGCAAATTTGGGCTTTGATGGTGATGATGACAATGAGGTGGAATTAGATGAGCTAGAGTATAAATTTCCCCTAAGTAAGGGAACGCAGATGACTGTGTACGCGTTGGGAGGAGGATTAGGTGACTTTGTTCCGAGTGTCAATCGTCTTTTTAGCGGTAGTGGAGACGGATCAATTTCTACATTTGGTAGAGAAAATCCCATTCGCCGGCAAGGTGGTGGCGCTGGTATTGGTATTTCTCATAATTTGAGTGACAATCTGAATTTGTCATTGGGATATGTCACCAGCGATGCAGCTAATCCAGAGAGGGGGATTTTTGCTAATCCTTATGGGGCGATCGCTCAACTTACCCTAGAACCGACTAAAACCACAGCAATCAGCTTTACCTATCTCCACTCTTACAATAATCTGAATACGGGAACTGGTAGTCAATTAACTGGCAATCCGTTTAATAATCAGGCAAATGCGATCGCGCCGAGCGCAGTGCCGAAGGCAATCGCTGCTAATTCCTTTGGTGCGGAAGCTGCTTGGCAACTTCACCCAAATATCAGCCTCGGCGGTCGAATTGGTTTTATTTATACCACAGCAGAAAATTTACCAGCAAACCCAAATGCCGTAATCTCGACATGGGCAGTACTGCTAGCTCTCACCGATATTGGCAAAGAAGGTAGCTTTGCCGGATTTGTGGTGGGACAACCACCTAGAGTGACTTATAATAGTTTAGGTGATACCTTTGCAGATGAAGATACATCTTTACATCTAGAAGTCTTTTACAACTTTCCCATCACAGATAATCTGGCAATAACTCCGGGATTATTTGTCATTACAAATCCCGAACATAATAACAGTAATGACAAAATTTATGTTGGTACGGTTCGGACTACGTTTACCTTCTAA
- a CDS encoding phosphotransferase family protein, with amino-acid sequence MLVNLVDGKMPFLSAAIDPVQVEECFGRCLAIAENMQLQKIDVIRHKPGRRCLIEYEFINDSGKIITLIGKIRAKGTDYHSYELQKSLWESGFADDSVDGISVPEPVGIIPQWQMWLQRKVEGDIATQFLTQNSNLLIAKRIAEVAHKLHQTNIPPRRSYTMSDELRILHERISLVIQQYPEWQARVEKILEKCDHLGQNTPETKSCGIHRDFYPDQVIINNSRLYLIDLDLYCEGNPALDIGNYIGHIKEYSIRTFGNSEALRECEKTLTETFLQLTNDKSPIAIETYTTLTLVRHIQISTQFPERRPFTAALINLCEQRLHII; translated from the coding sequence GTGTTAGTGAATTTAGTTGATGGTAAGATGCCTTTTTTGTCGGCTGCAATTGATCCGGTGCAGGTGGAAGAATGTTTTGGTCGGTGTTTGGCGATTGCGGAAAATATGCAATTGCAAAAAATTGACGTTATTCGTCATAAGCCTGGGCGGCGTTGTTTGATTGAATATGAATTTATTAATGATTCGGGAAAAATAATTACGCTGATTGGTAAAATTAGAGCTAAGGGAACAGATTATCATAGTTATGAGTTACAGAAATCTTTGTGGGAATCGGGATTTGCTGATGATAGTGTTGATGGGATTTCTGTCCCTGAACCTGTAGGGATAATTCCACAATGGCAGATGTGGTTACAGCGTAAAGTTGAAGGTGATATTGCTACTCAATTCCTCACACAAAATAGCAATCTTTTAATAGCCAAAAGAATTGCTGAAGTTGCTCATAAACTTCATCAAACTAATATTCCTCCGCGCCGTTCCTATACTATGTCAGACGAACTGCGAATTTTACATGAACGCATTTCATTAGTCATACAACAATATCCCGAATGGCAAGCACGTGTAGAAAAAATCTTAGAAAAATGTGATCATTTAGGACAAAATACACCAGAAACAAAATCCTGTGGTATCCATCGTGATTTCTATCCTGATCAAGTGATTATCAATAATTCTCGTTTATATCTCATCGACCTAGATTTATATTGTGAAGGTAATCCAGCGCTGGATATTGGTAACTACATCGGTCATATAAAAGAATACAGTATTCGCACCTTTGGTAATTCAGAAGCATTGCGCGAATGCGAAAAAACTCTAACTGAAACATTTCTGCAACTGACAAACGATAAATCCCCTATTGCTATTGAAACTTACACCACCCTTACCTTAGTAAGACATATTCAAATCAGCACTCAATTTCCAGAACGTCGTCCTTTTACCGCAGCATTAATAAACCTATGCGAACAGCGCCTGCATATTATTTAA
- a CDS encoding ABC transporter ATP-binding protein gives MSKPSGLWSVLAYFWPYIRPQSGLISISAIALIADVALRVLEPWPLKFVFDYVLIRDNPPTNIPIISQLEPVTLLTFSAVAVLILTGLRAFAAYWSTVGLATVGSRVMGEVRNHLYRHLQDLSLGYHTKARSGDLIVRVSSDASRLQEIMITAALPLVVSILTLFGMIGVMFWMNPSLTLLALFTLPLFWLVTHRLSQQIRESSLKQRKQEGAVAATAAESIAAIKLVKALSLQDAFARVFAQQNQRSLKESVKTQRLAAHLERTVDAVIALGTAIVLWYGSWLALRDALTPGDVLVFLTYLKNAFKPVQNFAKYTARLAKAAASGERILDVLQEQPDVRDAPDAIPAPIFRGAVRFDHVDFAYDSGQVLLQDINLTIPPGQQVAIVGTSGGGKSTLVSLLLRLYDPTSGQVMIDGRDIREYTLESLRPQISVVLQDSLLFAASIRENIAYGIAGVSDAEIEDAARLANVHDFIAGLPQGYDTLVGERGATLSGGQRQRIAIARAAIRQAPILILDEPTTGLDKENEKAVIDALQRLSSNRTTFLITHDLYFATRADMILYLENGRVVEQGSHWDLMAQNGRYAALYQVQSAMGIEGGERKKFFNAKER, from the coding sequence ATGTCAAAACCTTCTGGTTTATGGTCAGTTCTAGCTTATTTTTGGCCTTACATTCGCCCCCAATCTGGACTAATTTCAATTTCTGCGATCGCTCTAATTGCAGATGTCGCCCTCCGGGTGCTGGAACCCTGGCCGCTCAAGTTTGTCTTTGATTATGTTCTCATTCGGGACAATCCACCCACTAATATTCCCATAATTTCTCAACTAGAGCCAGTAACTTTACTGACATTTTCAGCAGTTGCCGTTCTCATCCTTACCGGATTACGCGCCTTTGCCGCTTATTGGAGTACTGTCGGACTAGCAACAGTGGGTAGCCGAGTCATGGGTGAAGTGCGTAATCATTTGTATCGTCATCTCCAAGATTTATCTTTGGGTTATCACACCAAGGCTCGTAGCGGTGATTTAATTGTGCGTGTCAGTAGCGATGCTAGCCGTCTGCAAGAAATTATGATCACCGCAGCATTACCGCTAGTAGTCAGCATTCTCACCCTATTTGGCATGATTGGGGTAATGTTTTGGATGAATCCCAGCCTTACCCTATTGGCACTATTCACACTACCCTTATTTTGGTTAGTGACGCATCGACTCAGCCAGCAAATTCGAGAGTCGTCATTAAAGCAACGCAAACAAGAAGGGGCGGTAGCGGCGACAGCTGCTGAGTCTATTGCTGCGATTAAACTGGTGAAAGCCCTTTCGTTACAAGATGCCTTTGCGCGAGTGTTTGCTCAACAAAATCAGCGCAGTCTCAAAGAAAGCGTCAAAACCCAACGGCTGGCGGCGCACTTAGAACGTACCGTTGATGCGGTGATTGCCCTGGGAACCGCAATTGTTTTATGGTACGGCTCCTGGCTGGCGCTGCGGGATGCTTTAACACCTGGGGATGTGCTGGTATTCCTCACCTACCTGAAGAATGCCTTTAAGCCAGTGCAGAACTTCGCTAAATACACAGCCAGACTCGCTAAAGCTGCTGCTTCTGGTGAGCGAATTTTAGATGTATTACAAGAACAGCCTGATGTCCGTGATGCACCGGATGCAATTCCCGCCCCAATTTTTCGAGGTGCGGTGCGTTTTGATCACGTTGACTTTGCTTATGATTCAGGACAAGTTTTACTGCAAGATATTAACTTAACAATTCCACCAGGACAGCAAGTAGCGATAGTTGGGACTTCCGGTGGTGGTAAATCTACATTAGTTAGTCTATTATTACGCCTTTATGACCCAACATCAGGACAGGTAATGATTGATGGGCGGGATATCAGAGAGTACACATTAGAATCATTACGTCCGCAAATTAGTGTAGTTTTGCAAGATAGTTTGTTATTTGCCGCTTCTATTCGAGAAAATATCGCCTACGGGATTGCTGGGGTGTCTGATGCGGAAATTGAAGACGCGGCGCGTTTAGCTAATGTTCATGATTTTATCGCAGGTTTACCGCAAGGATACGACACGCTGGTAGGGGAAAGAGGCGCAACCCTTTCGGGTGGACAACGCCAACGAATTGCGATCGCTCGTGCGGCGATTCGTCAAGCTCCTATCTTGATTTTAGATGAGCCTACTACGGGGTTAGATAAGGAAAATGAAAAGGCTGTGATTGATGCGTTGCAAAGGTTGTCATCAAATCGCACGACTTTTTTAATTACTCATGACCTTTATTTTGCAACTCGCGCAGATATGATTCTTTATCTGGAAAATGGGCGGGTGGTGGAACAAGGTTCTCATTGGGACTTGATGGCACAGAATGGGCGTTATGCGGCTTTGTATCAGGTGCAGAGTGCTATGGGAATTGAGGGTGGAGAGAGGAAGAAGTTTTTTAACGCAAAGGAACGCTGA
- a CDS encoding glycosyltransferase family 4 protein, protein MRVAYVCADAGIPVFGQKGCSIHVQEVIRALLGQGGQVDLFATRFGGELPADLINVGVHQLRAIPKQERAVREQVALAMNPDLGLALEKVGCFDLIYERYSLWSYGAMEFAQSRGIPGLLEVNSPLITEQAQHRGLIDQQGAEAVAHRVFNAATALIAVSQEVKTYLMDYVDESKVYVIPNGVNPQRFSALCPSTKSETFTVGFVGTLKPWHGLPILTEAFALLSQRVPNAKLLIVGDGPERENLSAELAAKGLDTHTQFTGAVSPEQIPQLLAKMDVAVAPYAAQSDFYFSPLKVYEYMAAGLPVVVSRIGQLVDLIDPGVNGILCPPGDAIALTNALEILWRSPTLRHSLGQAARKTVIAHHTWDAIAQQILHIAGLSVEVRQ, encoded by the coding sequence GTGCGAGTTGCTTATGTTTGTGCTGATGCGGGAATTCCTGTTTTTGGGCAAAAGGGATGCTCTATTCATGTTCAGGAGGTGATACGAGCATTACTTGGGCAAGGTGGACAAGTGGATTTGTTTGCTACTCGGTTTGGGGGTGAGTTACCGGCAGATTTAATTAATGTTGGGGTTCATCAGCTTCGGGCTATTCCGAAACAAGAAAGGGCTGTCAGGGAGCAGGTGGCTTTGGCGATGAATCCTGATTTGGGTTTGGCTTTGGAGAAGGTTGGCTGTTTTGATTTGATTTATGAGCGTTATTCTCTCTGGAGTTATGGCGCAATGGAATTTGCTCAATCTAGGGGGATTCCGGGGTTGTTAGAGGTAAATTCACCTCTGATTACTGAACAGGCACAGCATCGCGGTTTGATTGATCAGCAAGGTGCTGAAGCGGTTGCCCATCGGGTTTTTAATGCTGCTACGGCGCTGATTGCTGTTTCGCAGGAGGTGAAAACTTATCTCATGGATTATGTGGATGAGTCTAAGGTTTATGTGATTCCTAATGGGGTAAATCCTCAGCGTTTTTCTGCTCTTTGCCCTTCGACGAAATCAGAAACTTTTACTGTGGGATTTGTCGGTACTTTGAAACCTTGGCACGGATTACCAATTCTCACGGAGGCTTTTGCTCTTTTGTCTCAACGTGTTCCCAATGCCAAACTTTTGATTGTGGGTGATGGACCGGAAAGAGAAAATCTGTCAGCGGAATTAGCTGCAAAAGGATTAGACACTCATACCCAATTTACAGGGGCGGTGAGTCCTGAGCAAATTCCTCAATTGTTGGCAAAAATGGATGTTGCTGTTGCACCCTATGCGGCGCAGTCTGATTTTTATTTCTCACCGTTAAAAGTGTATGAATATATGGCGGCTGGTTTACCTGTGGTTGTGAGCCGGATTGGGCAATTGGTTGATTTAATTGATCCAGGGGTGAATGGTATTCTCTGTCCTCCAGGTGATGCGATCGCCTTGACAAATGCTTTAGAAATATTATGGCGATCGCCTACTCTGCGTCATAGTTTAGGACAAGCTGCCCGCAAAACTGTCATAGCACATCATACTTGGGATGCGATCGCTCAACAAATTCTCCATATAGCTGGACTCTCTGTGGAGGTAAGACAATAA